One region of Candidatus Epulonipiscium sp. genomic DNA includes:
- a CDS encoding DUF3160 domain-containing protein produces the protein MSKRNIAIFLGIIMMLSGCSKNVETPVDNSAETNAMDKKIQITDREETVLPDGISLVWRNTSEYSNEEVPFIATNYTPKVPKYNVDKNLGNIVNISRFEGLSKEQVGKLANNGFVVLNPNPDNAYHYMKMYDIYEENEYKYIPSFISVDVALHMYHKFFDETLKSVEKEHLNEALKELTKSMLDKTKALYLQAPNEEIKKDLGDIMIYFSVANNLINSTYGDIPKELIPIAEREINEIKNTSGYIKSPLFGFDINYEQFIARGHYTEDEDLESYFKTMMWYGLIGYPFEDESGSFNYDFIEKSMMITYISFLEMNGSNDIALWDKIYSPTNFFVGQSDDINIFNMKELMIKVYGENLTLGSIKDEKYRSKLEKEIKNLPMPQIQNKLVTGAVDTPTKRQFRFMGQRYTLDANIMQELMFPIERPIPTGLDVAGAFGNKRAQNIAKEYNLYKLDEKVYSSNLDKMEKKVQALGQGDWQRNMYNGWLWTLKALWTKKDSVEGFPMFMQNQAWEDKNISSGLGSYAELKHDTILYTKQPVAEKGGGEELEEYIPNYVEPAVEVYDRLLWLVKYSKVNLEKRGLLPEEKAFALESMEEVYELFRTCAVKELENIPITEEENRSLKYIGGSLEYIDDSLASYYRQPKSSAVISDVAGIADTGEFLEIGTGLPNDILVATYNNNGKVYLTRGVVYSYYEFLCDKPLTDEEWHEQLGIRKMKDGEWEWEQIVPELLQKGAPAQPKWMGSFKSFEENKINIPGIEYIIEY, from the coding sequence ATGTCAAAGAGGAATATTGCGATTTTTTTAGGTATTATTATGATGCTATCAGGCTGTAGTAAAAATGTTGAAACTCCCGTAGATAACTCGGCAGAAACTAATGCCATGGATAAAAAAATTCAAATAACGGATAGAGAAGAGACTGTCCTACCTGATGGCATAAGTTTAGTATGGAGGAATACATCAGAGTATTCTAATGAGGAGGTACCCTTTATAGCAACTAATTATACCCCGAAGGTTCCAAAGTATAATGTTGATAAAAACTTAGGCAATATAGTGAATATTTCACGCTTTGAAGGCCTTTCTAAGGAACAAGTTGGAAAATTAGCTAATAATGGATTCGTTGTTCTAAATCCCAATCCAGACAATGCCTACCATTATATGAAAATGTATGATATCTATGAGGAAAATGAATACAAATATATACCTAGTTTTATTTCAGTAGATGTAGCCCTTCATATGTACCATAAATTTTTTGATGAAACTCTAAAATCTGTAGAAAAAGAACATTTAAATGAAGCATTAAAAGAACTCACTAAAAGTATGTTAGATAAAACCAAAGCCTTATACCTACAAGCCCCTAATGAAGAAATAAAAAAAGATTTAGGAGATATTATGATATATTTCTCTGTTGCCAATAATCTTATCAACAGTACCTATGGGGATATACCCAAGGAGCTTATACCTATTGCTGAAAGAGAAATAAATGAAATTAAAAACACCAGTGGTTATATTAAATCCCCTTTGTTTGGTTTTGATATTAACTATGAGCAGTTTATAGCAAGAGGGCATTACACAGAGGATGAAGACTTAGAATCCTACTTTAAAACTATGATGTGGTACGGTTTGATTGGATACCCCTTTGAAGATGAGAGTGGAAGTTTTAATTATGATTTTATTGAAAAATCAATGATGATAACATACATTTCATTTTTGGAGATGAATGGTAGCAATGATATTGCTCTTTGGGATAAGATATACTCCCCTACTAATTTTTTTGTAGGCCAGTCCGATGATATTAATATCTTTAATATGAAGGAATTAATGATAAAGGTATACGGTGAAAATCTAACCCTGGGAAGTATCAAAGATGAAAAATATCGGAGCAAACTAGAAAAAGAAATAAAAAATCTTCCGATGCCGCAAATACAAAACAAATTGGTAACAGGGGCAGTAGATACCCCCACCAAAAGGCAGTTTAGGTTTATGGGGCAAAGGTATACTCTAGATGCCAATATCATGCAAGAATTAATGTTTCCTATCGAAAGGCCCATTCCTACAGGACTAGATGTTGCAGGAGCCTTTGGTAATAAGAGAGCCCAGAATATTGCCAAAGAATATAATTTGTATAAACTAGACGAAAAAGTGTATTCTAGTAATTTGGATAAGATGGAGAAAAAGGTTCAGGCCCTAGGCCAAGGAGACTGGCAGAGGAATATGTATAACGGTTGGCTGTGGACATTAAAAGCTCTTTGGACAAAAAAAGACAGTGTAGAAGGATTTCCAATGTTTATGCAAAATCAAGCTTGGGAAGATAAAAACATATCCAGTGGCTTGGGCTCTTATGCAGAACTTAAACATGATACAATACTTTATACAAAACAACCTGTAGCAGAAAAGGGTGGAGGAGAAGAGTTAGAAGAATACATACCTAATTATGTAGAGCCAGCAGTTGAGGTGTACGATAGGTTGCTATGGCTAGTAAAGTATTCTAAAGTTAATTTAGAAAAAAGGGGCCTATTACCTGAGGAAAAAGCCTTTGCCTTAGAAAGCATGGAAGAGGTTTACGAATTATTTAGGACCTGTGCAGTGAAAGAATTAGAAAATATACCTATTACTGAAGAGGAAAATAGAAGTCTGAAGTATATTGGAGGAAGCTTAGAATATATTGACGATTCCTTAGCATCTTATTATAGGCAGCCTAAAAGCTCTGCGGTCATTTCTGATGTAGCTGGTATAGCTGATACAGGAGAATTTTTGGAAATTGGTACAGGATTACCTAATGATATCCTAGTAGCCACCTATAATAATAATGGGAAGGTATATTTGACTAGAGGGGTCGTGTATAGTTACTATGAATTTTTATGTGATAAACCTTTGACAGATGAAGAGTGGCATGAGCAGTTAGGTATTAGAAAAATGAAAGATGGGGAATGGGAATGGGAACAAATCGTTCCAGAACTTCTTCAAAAAGGTGCCCCTGCACAGCCTAAATGGATGGGTTCATTTAAATCTTTCGAGGAAAATAAAATAAATATACCAGGTATAGAATATATAATAGAATACTAA
- the trpB gene encoding tryptophan synthase subunit beta, which translates to MSKGRFGIHGGQYVPETLMNALIELEEAYNYFKKDPKFREELKDLLDNYAGRPSSLYYAKKMTEDLGGAKIYLKREDLNHTGSHKINNVLGQVLLAKKMGKTRVIAETGAGQHGVATATAAALMGMECEIYMGKEDTDRQALNVFRMELLGAKVHPVISGTQTLKDAVNETMREWTKRIDDTHYVLGSVMGPHPFPTIVRDFQSIIGREARNQILEQEKRLPNVVMACVGGGSNAIGLFYDFIKDKDVRLIGCEAAGYGVDTDKTAATMATGTLGIFHGMKSYFCQDEYGQIAPVYSISAGLDYPGVGPEHANLKDMGRAEYVPVTDDEAVGAFEYLSKIEGIIPAIESAHAVAYAKKLAPTMGKDEIIIICLSGRGDKDVAAMARHKGVKIYE; encoded by the coding sequence ATGTCAAAAGGAAGATTTGGAATTCATGGAGGGCAATATGTTCCAGAAACTTTAATGAACGCGCTCATAGAACTAGAAGAGGCATATAATTACTTTAAAAAGGATCCAAAGTTTAGGGAAGAACTAAAAGATTTATTGGATAATTATGCAGGGAGGCCGTCCTCACTTTATTATGCCAAAAAGATGACCGAAGATTTAGGGGGGGCTAAGATTTACCTTAAGCGAGAAGATTTAAACCATACAGGGTCCCATAAGATAAACAATGTTTTGGGTCAAGTGTTATTAGCTAAAAAAATGGGTAAGACTAGGGTTATTGCAGAAACAGGAGCAGGACAGCATGGGGTGGCAACCGCTACGGCTGCAGCCCTAATGGGGATGGAATGCGAAATATATATGGGTAAGGAGGATACCGACCGCCAAGCACTTAATGTTTTTCGTATGGAACTTTTAGGAGCTAAGGTTCATCCTGTTATTAGTGGAACCCAAACTTTAAAAGATGCTGTAAATGAAACTATGAGAGAATGGACTAAAAGAATAGATGACACTCATTATGTTTTAGGATCGGTTATGGGACCCCATCCATTTCCAACTATAGTTAGGGACTTTCAAAGTATTATTGGCCGTGAAGCAAGAAATCAAATTTTAGAACAAGAAAAAAGACTCCCTAATGTTGTTATGGCTTGCGTTGGCGGGGGAAGTAATGCAATAGGATTGTTCTATGATTTTATCAAGGATAAAGATGTTCGCCTCATTGGTTGTGAAGCGGCAGGATACGGGGTGGATACAGATAAAACTGCTGCAACCATGGCAACAGGAACTCTAGGAATATTCCATGGAATGAAGTCTTATTTTTGTCAAGATGAATATGGTCAAATTGCACCGGTATACTCTATTTCAGCAGGACTTGATTATCCAGGAGTAGGGCCGGAACATGCAAATCTTAAGGATATGGGTAGGGCAGAGTATGTGCCGGTTACGGATGATGAAGCTGTAGGAGCTTTTGAATATTTATCAAAAATTGAAGGGATTATTCCGGCAATTGAAAGTGCCCATGCAGTTGCCTATGCTAAGAAATTAGCTCCAACCATGGGTAAAGATGAAATTATTATAATTTGCCTTTCAGGTAGAGGGGATAAAGACGTGGCAGCCATGGCACGTCATAAGGGGGTAAAAATATATGAATAA
- a CDS encoding DMT family transporter translates to MESKKFFKNQYYVIAIAIFCSVLWGSAFPVLKVSYEEIGLGADDFYGKIVFAGMRFFLAAIFLFIIIQWVIKIPLKVDKKTFFELFILGMFQTALQYFFFYNGLAHTTGIKGSILGSIGTFFVVLFAHYIYQDDRMDIKKVIGLITGFGGIIIANLGKGGGQAFTLSFSFVGEGFMILSGLVSAWGTILAKKLAKDIHPFVVTGWQMFLGAIAMLLFGVTGSKSWMAFSFTPKAWILFIYSALLSAVAFALWYGLLKYNKAGEITLYRFMTPVSGSLLSAIFIPGETFTVGLLWGIILVSVGFLAVNGRKNNLKV, encoded by the coding sequence ATGGAGAGTAAAAAGTTTTTTAAAAATCAGTACTATGTTATAGCAATTGCTATTTTTTGCTCAGTTTTATGGGGAAGTGCTTTTCCTGTTTTAAAGGTTAGTTATGAAGAAATCGGGCTAGGAGCAGATGATTTTTACGGTAAGATTGTATTTGCAGGAATGAGATTTTTTCTTGCAGCTATTTTTTTGTTTATTATTATTCAATGGGTAATTAAAATACCTCTTAAAGTGGATAAAAAGACGTTTTTTGAACTTTTTATTTTAGGGATGTTTCAAACAGCATTACAGTATTTCTTTTTTTATAATGGTCTTGCCCATACCACAGGAATAAAAGGTTCAATATTGGGTTCTATAGGGACGTTTTTTGTTGTTTTATTTGCCCATTATATATACCAGGATGATAGAATGGATATTAAAAAGGTTATAGGCCTTATAACAGGATTTGGGGGTATTATTATAGCTAATTTGGGTAAGGGCGGTGGACAAGCATTTACCCTATCCTTTTCTTTTGTAGGAGAGGGATTTATGATTTTGTCAGGGCTTGTTAGTGCATGGGGTACTATTTTGGCTAAAAAACTAGCAAAAGATATTCACCCTTTTGTAGTAACAGGATGGCAGATGTTTTTGGGGGCTATTGCAATGCTTTTGTTCGGAGTTACCGGTAGTAAATCTTGGATGGCCTTTTCATTTACCCCTAAGGCATGGATTTTATTTATTTATTCCGCCTTATTATCGGCAGTAGCCTTTGCACTTTGGTACGGCTTATTAAAATATAATAAGGCAGGAGAAATAACATTATATCGTTTTATGACCCCTGTATCTGGTAGTTTACTATCTGCCATTTTTATTCCAGGAGAAACTTTCACCGTAGGGCTACTTTGGGGAATTATTTTAGTATCTGTGGGATTTTTAGCCGTTAACGGGCGTAAAAATAACCTGAAAGTATAA
- a CDS encoding DUF1846 domain-containing protein — protein sequence MKIGFDHKKYLEEQSKYILERVNNYDKLYLEFGGKLLYDLHAKRVLPGFDENGKIKLLQKIKEKVEVIICVYAGDIERNKIRGDFGITYDMDTLRLIDDLRRYQLDINSVVITRFDGQPATTVFINKLERRGIKVYTHRATQGYPTDIDTIVSDEGYGQNPYIETTKPIVVVAAPGPGSGKLATCLSQLYHEFKRGVVAGYSKFETFPVWNVPLKHPLNIAYEAATVDLKDVNMIDSFHVDEYSEIAVNYNRDIETFPVLKRIIEKITGKESIYKSPTDMGVNRVAFGIIDDEIIKEASKQEVIRRYFKTGCEYKKGYVDRDTFERIKLIMEELNLKEEDRNVVVPARIRLEQLRETTRRTDACSVVAIELEDRTILTGKSSNLMDATAAVILNAVKHLAKISDEIPLISPVILEPILNLKTRTLGSINPILDCEEILIALSICAATNPVAQIAMDRLGMLKGCQAHSTTIISRNDEQIFGKLGIDITCDPEYATQNLYYNI from the coding sequence ATGAAGATTGGATTTGATCATAAAAAATACTTGGAAGAACAATCAAAATATATTTTGGAAAGAGTAAATAATTACGACAAGCTTTACCTAGAATTTGGAGGGAAGCTATTATATGATCTTCATGCCAAAAGAGTTTTACCCGGATTTGACGAAAATGGAAAAATTAAGCTTCTGCAGAAGATAAAAGAAAAGGTAGAAGTGATAATCTGTGTTTATGCAGGTGATATCGAAAGGAATAAAATAAGAGGAGATTTTGGGATTACATATGACATGGATACCCTAAGGCTTATTGATGATTTAAGAAGATATCAATTGGACATCAACAGTGTTGTGATAACTAGGTTTGATGGACAGCCGGCAACAACAGTTTTTATCAATAAATTAGAACGAAGAGGAATAAAAGTTTATACCCATAGAGCCACTCAAGGATATCCGACGGATATAGATACCATTGTAAGTGATGAGGGATATGGGCAAAATCCTTATATAGAGACCACAAAACCAATCGTTGTAGTAGCGGCTCCGGGCCCTGGTAGTGGTAAACTAGCAACCTGCCTTAGTCAATTATATCATGAATTTAAAAGGGGAGTAGTAGCAGGATATTCAAAGTTTGAAACTTTTCCTGTATGGAATGTACCATTAAAACATCCCTTGAATATTGCATATGAAGCTGCCACAGTAGACCTTAAGGACGTAAATATGATTGATTCCTTTCATGTAGATGAGTATTCAGAAATTGCGGTAAACTACAATAGGGATATAGAAACCTTCCCTGTTTTAAAAAGAATTATAGAAAAAATCACAGGTAAGGAATCCATATATAAATCTCCAACGGATATGGGAGTTAATAGAGTGGCTTTTGGCATTATTGATGATGAGATTATAAAAGAAGCCTCAAAACAGGAAGTTATAAGAAGATATTTTAAGACGGGTTGTGAGTACAAAAAGGGATATGTAGATAGGGATACTTTTGAAAGAATCAAACTCATCATGGAGGAACTTAATCTAAAGGAAGAAGATAGAAATGTGGTTGTTCCTGCTAGAATTAGGTTAGAACAATTAAGAGAAACTACCAGGAGAACTGATGCTTGTTCTGTTGTAGCAATAGAGCTCGAAGACAGAACAATCTTAACGGGAAAAAGTTCTAATTTAATGGATGCAACTGCAGCAGTGATACTTAATGCAGTTAAGCATTTAGCCAAAATATCAGATGAAATTCCTTTGATTTCTCCTGTGATATTAGAACCTATTTTAAATTTAAAAACTAGAACCTTAGGCAGTATAAATCCAATACTAGATTGTGAAGAAATACTTATTGCTCTTAGTATATGTGCCGCAACTAACCCGGTTGCACAGATTGCCATGGATAGATTAGGTATGCTAAAAGGCTGTCAAGCTCACTCGACAACGATAATAAGCAGAAATGATGAACAAATTTTTGGGAAACTAGGTATCGATATTACCTGTGATCCTGAATATGCTACGCAAAATCTTTACTATAATATTTAG
- a CDS encoding tryptophan synthase subunit alpha, with the protein MNKLEKVFLNNKAFIPFITAGDPSIEITKELVIGMAKAGADLIELGIPFSDPVAEGPIIQEADGRALSGGTTTDKIFDMVKEIRKTCDIPIAFMTYANPIFTYGTERFMKRCKEVDVSAVIVPDIPYEEKEELLPYCRDYGITMISMIAPTSKDRIHMIAKEAEGFIYCVSSMGVTGVREKINENIKEMIRLAKEVKDIPCAIGFGISTKEQAGNMAKISDGIIVGSAIVKIIAKYGMNCTPHVIDYIKEMKKAIS; encoded by the coding sequence ATGAATAAATTAGAAAAAGTTTTTTTAAACAATAAAGCATTTATTCCTTTTATAACTGCCGGAGACCCATCTATAGAGATAACCAAAGAATTGGTTATAGGAATGGCTAAGGCTGGAGCAGATTTAATAGAGTTAGGGATTCCCTTTTCGGACCCCGTTGCGGAAGGACCTATAATCCAAGAGGCAGATGGTCGTGCATTATCAGGAGGAACAACCACGGATAAAATCTTTGATATGGTCAAGGAAATACGCAAAACCTGTGATATACCCATTGCATTTATGACTTATGCCAATCCGATTTTTACCTATGGTACTGAAAGATTTATGAAAAGATGTAAAGAAGTAGATGTATCTGCCGTAATCGTCCCAGATATACCTTATGAAGAAAAAGAAGAACTTTTGCCCTATTGTAGGGATTATGGAATTACTATGATTTCCATGATTGCCCCTACATCTAAAGATAGAATTCATATGATTGCTAAGGAAGCAGAAGGTTTTATTTACTGCGTGTCTTCTATGGGAGTAACGGGGGTAAGGGAAAAAATTAATGAAAATATCAAGGAAATGATAAGGCTTGCTAAAGAAGTCAAAGATATTCCCTGTGCCATAGGTTTTGGTATATCGACAAAAGAACAAGCAGGTAACATGGCTAAAATATCAGATGGTATAATAGTAGGAAGTGCCATAGTTAAGATAATAGCTAAATATGGTATGAATTGTACCCCCCATGTTATTGATTATATTAAAGAAATGAAAAAGGCGATTTCATAA
- the mnmA gene encoding tRNA 2-thiouridine(34) synthase MnmA → MEIEPKNTKVVIGMSGGVDSSVAALLLKEQGYNVIGIFMKNWDDTDDFGYCTSEEDYEDVRRVCSQIDIPYYTVNFEKEYWDKVFTYFLDEYKKGRTPNPDILCNKEIKFKAFLENALKIGADYIATGHYARVELSNGEYKLLKAIDTNKDQTYFLSQLNQYQLSKALFPIGNLTKPQLREIALNYKLSTSQKKDSTGICFIGERNFKKFLSHYLPAQPGEIRSIDGEILGNHDGLMYYTLGQRKGLGIGGMGTGEPWFVADKDLENNILYVVQGEKHPSLYSKGLIAVDMNWISKKNKSEEFDCMAKFRYRQPDQEVKVQLLDKNACKVTFKKAQKAITPGQAVVFYNDNECLGGGTIDKVIK, encoded by the coding sequence ATGGAAATAGAACCCAAAAACACCAAGGTTGTAATAGGTATGTCCGGTGGAGTTGATTCTTCTGTGGCAGCATTGCTCCTCAAAGAACAAGGATATAATGTTATTGGAATCTTCATGAAAAACTGGGATGATACTGATGACTTTGGTTACTGCACTTCCGAAGAAGACTATGAAGACGTAAGGCGAGTATGCAGCCAAATAGACATCCCTTATTATACAGTTAATTTTGAAAAAGAATATTGGGATAAGGTATTTACTTACTTTTTAGATGAGTACAAAAAAGGTAGGACTCCCAACCCCGATATATTATGTAATAAAGAGATTAAATTTAAAGCTTTCTTGGAAAACGCCCTAAAAATAGGGGCAGACTATATTGCAACCGGTCATTACGCAAGAGTTGAATTATCTAATGGGGAATATAAGCTACTTAAGGCCATCGACACGAATAAAGACCAGACCTATTTTTTGAGTCAATTAAATCAATACCAATTATCCAAGGCCCTTTTTCCCATAGGCAATTTAACAAAACCTCAGCTTAGGGAAATTGCCCTAAACTATAAACTATCTACTTCCCAAAAAAAAGATAGCACGGGGATTTGTTTTATAGGAGAAAGGAATTTTAAGAAGTTTTTGAGTCATTATTTGCCCGCACAACCCGGTGAAATACGCTCTATTGATGGTGAAATTTTAGGAAATCACGATGGTTTAATGTATTATACCTTAGGACAAAGAAAGGGCCTTGGCATAGGTGGAATGGGCACAGGGGAGCCTTGGTTTGTTGCCGATAAGGATTTGGAAAACAATATTTTATATGTAGTTCAAGGGGAAAAGCATCCAAGTCTTTATTCCAAAGGATTGATTGCTGTAGATATGAATTGGATAAGTAAAAAAAATAAATCTGAAGAATTTGATTGCATGGCTAAATTCAGATATAGACAACCCGATCAAGAGGTCAAAGTTCAATTATTAGATAAAAATGCCTGTAAGGTTACATTTAAAAAAGCTCAAAAGGCAATAACACCTGGGCAAGCTGTAGTTTTTTATAATGATAATGAATGTTTAGGTGGAGGCACCATTGATAAAGTAATAAAATAG
- a CDS encoding TIGR00341 family protein, producing the protein MFNSIFENKIFVSFKKMMVSSFRLDTDKASNEEIHNTMQSSSRIKGSNAVILILAIFIASIGLNMNSTAIIIGAMLISPLMGSIMTMGYGLATNNLKLVRKAFLGLMLQIIICIITSYVYFKLSPISTARSEILARTTPTIWDVLIAIFGGTAGIIGVTRKEKSNVIPGVAIATALMPPLCTAGYGLAMGEMKYFFGAFYLFFINSFFICIATFIIIKIMGIPKKTYIDSVAEKRVKLLIYAIGILTILPSIYLGYGIVKDTITESSINTFIEKEFIFENTRVLNKYLDSANNTLEVIVFGSRINADSVEVLNNKLSQYKLDNLNLRITQSDTPTSLGQDDVKRIINEELYQNNQIALGDRDKKIELLENELYKYKLNYEFDVKGLYNEIRTLYPEITDLSIGRAKTFKSQNEEMKEIIIATINVSHELPIEDLSKIKEWFKTKTNNPDVELFTNYAVPIAPLSLPESTGVSEVLPNEIIGKSNTSSTLGKM; encoded by the coding sequence ATGTTCAATTCGATTTTTGAAAATAAAATTTTTGTATCTTTTAAGAAAATGATGGTATCAAGTTTTAGGCTTGATACCGATAAAGCCTCTAACGAAGAAATACATAACACTATGCAAAGTTCTTCTCGTATTAAGGGCTCTAATGCGGTTATACTGATACTGGCAATCTTTATTGCCTCCATTGGACTTAATATGAATTCTACAGCCATAATAATAGGAGCTATGCTAATCTCCCCACTTATGGGGTCTATTATGACCATGGGTTATGGATTGGCTACCAATAATCTTAAATTGGTTCGAAAGGCATTTTTAGGACTTATGCTCCAGATTATCATTTGCATTATCACATCCTATGTATATTTTAAATTGAGTCCTATTTCTACAGCCCGTTCGGAAATACTAGCCCGTACCACCCCCACCATTTGGGATGTTTTGATTGCTATATTTGGAGGAACGGCCGGTATAATTGGAGTTACTAGAAAAGAAAAGAGTAATGTTATTCCCGGGGTTGCTATAGCTACAGCCTTAATGCCCCCCTTATGCACTGCCGGGTATGGACTTGCAATGGGGGAAATGAAATACTTTTTCGGGGCATTCTATCTCTTTTTTATCAATAGTTTCTTCATATGCATTGCAACCTTCATAATCATTAAAATAATGGGTATTCCCAAAAAGACCTACATAGATTCTGTTGCTGAAAAGCGGGTTAAGTTGCTCATATATGCTATAGGTATTCTTACGATTCTTCCAAGTATTTACCTTGGGTACGGTATTGTAAAGGATACCATCACTGAAAGCAGTATAAATACTTTTATTGAGAAAGAATTTATATTTGAAAATACGAGGGTACTAAATAAATATCTTGATAGCGCAAACAATACCTTAGAAGTGATTGTATTTGGAAGTAGGATAAATGCGGATTCCGTAGAAGTATTAAATAATAAACTAAGTCAATATAAACTTGACAATTTAAATCTAAGGATTACCCAAAGCGATACCCCTACTTCTTTAGGGCAGGACGATGTGAAACGAATCATAAATGAGGAGCTTTACCAAAACAACCAAATTGCTTTAGGTGATAGGGATAAGAAAATAGAACTCTTGGAAAATGAGCTCTATAAATACAAACTTAATTATGAATTTGATGTTAAAGGTCTTTATAATGAAATAAGGACCCTTTACCCTGAAATTACTGATTTATCTATCGGAAGGGCCAAAACCTTCAAATCCCAAAATGAAGAGATGAAAGAAATAATCATTGCAACAATAAATGTATCCCACGAACTTCCAATAGAGGATCTATCAAAAATAAAAGAATGGTTCAAAACTAAAACCAATAATCCCGATGTCGAGTTATTCACAAATTATGCAGTGCCTATAGCTCCGCTTTCCTTGCCGGAATCTACTGGGGTATCTGAGGTTTTACCTAATGAAATAATAGGAAAATCTAATACATCTTCCACATTGGGGAAAATGTAG